The DNA window ATTTTTGGCATCTGACTTATAGATGATCCGTATTGCATAGTTATCGAATACTTCTTCAAAGGAAACCCCTTGCTTAAGCATCTTCCTGTAAATCGACGATATTGCTTTGGCACGGCCTTTTATCGTAAAATTCAGCCCTTCCTCCTTCAGTTTTTCCGAAACTTCTTTCTTGAATTCCTCAATATACCGTTCACGGTTTTCCTTCGCCAGTTCCAGCTTGGAAGTAATTTCGTTATAAACTTCGGGATTATTGTATTTCAGGGAAAGATCCTCAAGTTCGGATTTGATGTTATAGAGACCGAGGCGGTGGGCCAGGGGTGCATAAATGTATACCGTTTCAGAAGCAATTTTCTTCTGCTTATCCGGAGCCATGCTTTGGAGCGTCCGCATATTATGCAGCCTGTCTGCAATTTTGATCAGGATTACCCGGAAATCTTCGGACAGCGTAAGAAGCAGCTTCCTGTAATTTTCAGACTGCACCGAAATATTCTGATGGTTCATGATGGAGATCTTGGTAAGACCGTTGACGATATCCGCAATCTTTGCCCCGAAAATCTTTTTCAGGTCATCATATGTATAATCCGAGTCTTCAATAACATCATGCAACAGAGCACATGCAATAGAGGTGGCTCCTAATCCGATTTCGGTTGCTACGATCTTGGCAACAGCAATGGGATGATAGATGTAAGGTTCGCCAGTTTTTCTTCTCTGATCTTTGTGGGCATCCAGTGCAATATCAAATGCCTTCCGGATAAGTTTGTTATTTTCCTCATCCAAAGTCCGGTATGTATTCGATATCAGATCTTTATATCTGGCAAGAATTTCTTTATTTTCCTGTTCTAAGTCGTAACTCATCGGTATCAAAGCCTATATTCTAACGAAAATACGAAATTTTCCAGACTTTTCAAACAACAAAATCCCCAAGATCACTTACGGATTACAGGATGAGTCAAACAATAATTTTAAAATTTCACTTCAGAATCCATTCCGTGGCTGGTTCCTTTGATCTTAATATCAGGACTGTTATGGATCTCAGCTTTATTCCTGGCATCAATATATCCCTTAATGGTATGGTAATGAGCCTGTTCTATATTCATGTTTTCGAAAGTATAGGTCTTGATCGCTTCATTACGGCTGAAAATGTATTTGGCATTTTCGGCCTGCTCCAGGTCCTGTACTGCAACACTGGCCATATATTGCGACTGCATATGCTGGTCGTCAAGGTAAACGATATAATCTGAACTTCCGAATCCTGAATCTTCAAGGTCTGACTCAAGTTTTTTGTAATCGCTGTTGGGTGCAAATAACCCGGCTACTATATTAGACATCACTAAAGATTTAATAATTTCTACTTAAAGGTACAAAATTATTCATTTTATTTTTGTGTATTTTCAATAATTAACGGTATTAATTGTAATTTCTATGTAATATAACGGTGATGTTTGATGGAATCTATTAAACTATAGTTTAATGATTGTGGATTTAATTTCAAAATTTGTCTTTTGCTACATCTGTTCTGATACCTGACGAAACGTTACACCCAAAACATACCGGGAATCTATTCCTCATGATACTATTTCATCATATTAAAAAGTACATTGTGCGGCCATGCGGCAAGTAGTTCCTGAAAACTATTCTAATAAAAAACGGGCCTGAGCCCGTTTTTACTAATCAATTCTTTCATTTTTAATTTCTTCCACAATCTCAGGATTCAGAAGGGTAGTGATATCCCCGAAATTGCTGAAATCACCTTCCGCAATTTTCCGTAAAATCCGGCGCATGATCTTTCCGGAACGTGTTTTTGGAAGCCCGGATACAAACTGGATCTTATCCAGCTTGGCGATAGGCCCGATCTGTTCGGAAATAAGCTGGTTGATCTCTTTTTTAAGATTTTCTTTCTGGCGTCCTTCACCGGTTTCTTTCAGGATCACGAATCCGTACAATGCGTTTCCTTTGATATCATGAGGATAGCCTACAATGGCAGATTCTGCTACGGCCGGGTGCTCATTGATGCTGTCTTCTATCGGAGCAGTACCTAAATTGTGCCCTGAAACAATGATCACATCATCCACACGGCCCGTGATCCGGTAATACCCGACTTCATCCCGAAGAGCACCGTCGCCGGTAAAATATTTCCCGGGGAAAGCCGTGAAATAAGTCTCCTTGTAGCGCTGATGGTCACCCCAGATCGTACGTGCAATCCCCGGCCACGGAAAACGGATGCACAGGTTTCCGGTAACTTGGTTCCCCATGATTTCGTTGCGTTTGTCATCCATCAGAACAGGCTGTATTCCCGGTAGGGGAAGGGTAGCATAAGTGGGTTTGGTAGGGGTTACGAAAGGAAGCGGGGAAATCATGATTCCTCCGGTTTCCGTTTGCCACCAGGTATCGACGATCGGGCATTTTTTCTTTCCGACATGGTCATTGAACCAGTGCCATGCTTCATCATTGATCGGCTCACCTACGGAACCAATGACTTTCAGTGTACTGAGATCGTGTTTATCCACCCATTCCGAGCTTTCCTTCGCAAGGGAACGGATGGCAGTAGGGGCGGTATAAAACTGTGTTACTCTATGTTTTTCGATGACTTCCCAGAAACGGTCAGGTTCAGGATAGGTAGGAACCCCTTCGAAAATAACGGTGGTTGCCCCGTTCAGCAACGGCCCGTACAGGATATAAGAGTGACCTGTGATCCATCCGATATCTGCCGTACACCAGTAGATGTCATTTTCTTTATAATTGAATACATTCTTGAAGGTATATGCCGTATACACCATATATCCGGCACAGGTATGGAGCATGCCTTTCGGTTTTCCGGTGGAGCCGGACGTATACAGGATGAATAACGGATCTTCCGCATCCATGATCACGGTAACGAAGTCAGGGGAGGCTTTTTCGTACAGGTCTTCCATCCAGAAATCCCTGCCTTCTTTCATTTTAACGTCGTTATTTGTTCGTCTGACT is part of the Chryseobacterium camelliae genome and encodes:
- the acs gene encoding acetate--CoA ligase gives rise to the protein MRNYLIEDLPHYFEEYKKSIKNPKKFWDKIADQNFVWYQRWSKVVKYDMNEAKITWFKGAKLNITKNCLDRHLSVRGEKTAIIWEPNDPKEEAQHITYNELYTRVNKTANVLRDMGIEKGDRVCIYLPMIPELAITMLACAKLGAVHSVIFAGFSASAVSSRVNDCGAKMVITSDGSYRGNKVLDLKSIVDEALEKTPTVEKLLVVRRTNNDVKMKEGRDFWMEDLYEKASPDFVTVIMDAEDPLFILYTSGSTGKPKGMLHTCAGYMVYTAYTFKNVFNYKENDIYWCTADIGWITGHSYILYGPLLNGATTVIFEGVPTYPEPDRFWEVIEKHRVTQFYTAPTAIRSLAKESSEWVDKHDLSTLKVIGSVGEPINDEAWHWFNDHVGKKKCPIVDTWWQTETGGIMISPLPFVTPTKPTYATLPLPGIQPVLMDDKRNEIMGNQVTGNLCIRFPWPGIARTIWGDHQRYKETYFTAFPGKYFTGDGALRDEVGYYRITGRVDDVIIVSGHNLGTAPIEDSINEHPAVAESAIVGYPHDIKGNALYGFVILKETGEGRQKENLKKEINQLISEQIGPIAKLDKIQFVSGLPKTRSGKIMRRILRKIAEGDFSNFGDITTLLNPEIVEEIKNERID